A portion of the Sabethes cyaneus chromosome 3, idSabCyanKW18_F2, whole genome shotgun sequence genome contains these proteins:
- the LOC128744727 gene encoding very long-chain specific acyl-CoA dehydrogenase, mitochondrial — MIRLGQIVIRNSQKVKAIELRRCLSAAPQAKHNESQPAANEKKQNMSFLTNIFLGEVQPAQVFPFPEVLNGEQKEYIAAFVDPVTKFFEEVNDPVKNDTNAKIDEKTAEALWELGAFSLQVPPEYGGLGLNNTQYSRMCDIIGGQDLGLGIFIGAHQSIGFKGILLYGTKEQKEKYLPQVSTGKKYAAFALTEPSSGSDAGSIRCRAVKTPDGKHYILNGSKIWISNGGIAEIMTVFAQTEIEDPKTGQKKDKVTAFIVERGFGGVSSGPPENKMGIKCSNTAEVYFEDCKIPIENVLGKEGDGFKVAMNILNNGRFGMGATLSGTMRACIQKATEHATNRVQFGRKLETFGGIQEKLSRMAMHHYATQSMAYMVSGNMDSGSVDYHLEAAISKVFASESAWYVCDEAIQILGGMGFMKDAGLERVMRDLRIFRIFEGTNDILRLFVALTGIQYAGSHLKELQRAFKNPAANLGLIFKEGSRRAIRSIGIGGTDLTPFVPNELKDAAKQCSESIDLFGQAVETLLIKHGKGIVEEQYLLNRLADAAIDIYAMAAVLSRAGRAVNKSLPSTDHELLMAQAWCHEAADRVRVNIRKINTDSFAKNYGKMSQISKNICASNGIAHNNPLDID; from the exons ATGATTCGGCTGGGACAAATTGTAATCAGAAATAGCCAAAAGGTTAAAGCCATCGAGCTTCGAAG ATGCCTTTCCGCGGCTCCACAAGCCAAACACAATGAAAGTCAACCAGCCGCCaacgaaaaaaagcaaaacatgtCCTTCCTAACCAACATTTTCCTGGGTGAAGTACAACCAGCTCAGGTTTTCCCCTTTCCCGAGGTACTTAACGGTGAACAGAAGGAGTATATTGCGGCATTCGTCGATCCGGTCACCAAATTTTTCGAG GAAGTGAATGATCCCGTTAAAAACGATACGAATGCTAAAATTGACGAAAAAACTGCCGAAGCTCTCTGGGAACTGGGAGCTTTCTCACTGCAGGTCCCCCCGGAGTATGGCGGCTTGGGTTTAAACAACACGCAATATTCTCGCATGTGCGACATTATCGGTGGTCAAGATTTGGGTCTAGGAATCTTCATAGGTGCCCATCAAAGTATTGGATTTAAA GGAATACTTTTGTACGGAACAAAGGAACAGAAGGAAAAATACCTGCCCCAGGTTTCCACCGGAAAGAAATATGCTGCTTTTGCTCTGACTGAGCCAAGCTCTGGTTCGGATGCGGGTTCTATCCGCTGTCGGGCTGTGAAAACGCCGGACGGTAAACATTACATCCTCAACGGATCGAAGATTTGGATTTCGAACGGTGGAATTGCAGAAATCATGACCGTTTTTGCGCAAACGGAAATCGAGGACCCAAAAACGGGCCAAAAGaaggacaaggtgacggctttcATCGTAGAGCGCGGATTTGGTGGGGTCAGCAGTGGTCCACCGGAAAACAAAATGGGTATCAAGTGTTCCAACACGGCGGAAGTCTATTTCGAAGATTGTAAAATTCCCATTGAAAATGTGTTGGGAAAGGAAGGAGACGGTTTTAAGGTTGCTATGAACATTCTAAACAATGGTCGTTTCGGAATGGGTGCTACTCTTTCCGGTACAATGCGTGCCTGCATTCAGAAGGCAACGGAGCATGCGACTAATCGAGTTCAATTTGGACGCAAGTTAGAAACATTCGGCGGAATCCAAGAAAAACTGTCTCGCATGGCGATGCACCACTATGCGACTCAATCAATGGCCTACATGGTTTCTGGAAACATGGACTCCGGTTCGGTTGATTACCATTTGGAAGCCGCTATTTCCAAGGTTTTCGCTTCCGAGTCAGCCTGGTATGTTTGCGACGAAGCTATTCAAATTCTCGGTGGAATGGGCTTCATGAAGGATGCCGGTTTGGAGCGCGTCATGAGAGATTTGAGAATTTTCAGAATCTTTGAAGGAACTAACGATATTCTGAGGCTGTTTGTAGCGTTGACTGGTATTCAGTATGCCGGTTCGCATTTAAAAGAGCTGCAGCGAGCTTTTAAGAATCCGGCCGCCAACCTAGGTTTGATTTTCAAGGAAGGCTCGAGAAGAGCAATTCGTAGTATCGGTATCGGTGGTACCGATCTAACGCCATTTGTGCCAAACGAATTGAAGGATGCTGCTAAACAATGTTCGGAG AGCATTGACTTGTTTGGACAAGCGGTAGAAACTCTCTTGATCAAGCATGGTAAAGGCATTGTAGAGGAGCAGTATTTGCTGAATCGGCTGGCCGATGCCGCTATCGACATTTACGCGATGGCTGCTGTTTTGTCTCGAGCGGGAAGAGCAGTAAACAAGAGCTTGCCATCGACCGATCATGAGCTGCTTATGGCACAGGCATGGTGTCATGAAGCAGCCGATCGGGTACGAGTCAACATCCGCAAAATCAACACTGATTCGTTCGCGAAAAATTACGGTAAAATGTCTCAGATTTccaaaaatatctgtgcaagcAACGGCATAGCGCACAACAATCCATTGGACATTGATTAA
- the LOC128743464 gene encoding very long-chain specific acyl-CoA dehydrogenase, mitochondrial-like — MFQSVILTVNRNGHQLVRYGATRCLATAVKAAHVSSEKEPKASHSFMMNVFSGQLQTSQLFPYPDVLNEEQKEYTRAIIDPVNRFFDEVNNRIRNDETSNVNEETMNAIWELGVMGYGIPAELGGLGLTNVQAARLGDICGGNDLALTIHMGAHQSIGTKGILLYGTEAQKAKYLPQLSTGRVIGAFALTEPSVGSDAASVKSRAVLSPCGKYYVLNGSKTWCSGGGIAGIFTTFAQTEVTDPKTGEKKDKMTAFIVERGFKGVSTGPPEKKMGLKCSVTTDVYYDDVKVPVENVLGEVGNGFKVAVNILNAGRFGLCAMLTGTMRTCIEKAAEHVATRVQFKRKLHEFENVQEKLAKMAMHHYVAQSLAYMVSGNMDRGSTEFHIEAAITKIFGTEAGWYVCDEAIQLLGGNGYMQAPGLEQFLRDMRVFRIFEGANDVLKMFIALTGIQFAGTRLKGLQQAMKNPLANLGTVFQEGSKRLLRTAGSTEIDIGQFVADPLKDSAKLCAQSIEIFNQTIETLLIKHGKGIVEKQFILARIADSAIDIYTMACVLSRATRAVQKQLPSAEHECLMTQAWCTEASYRVQQNIGRINSDKFQDNNRRLSLIAKNIVERQGPALTNPLEID, encoded by the exons ATGTTTCAATCGGTAATACTTACCGTTAACCGCAATGGTCACCAACTGGTGCGCTACGGAGCCACAAG ATGTCTCGCAACGGCGGTGAAAGCTGCTCACGTATCGAGCGAAAAAGAACCAAAGGCCAGCCATTCATTCATGATGAACGTTTTCAGTGGACAGCTGCAAACTTCACAGCTATTTCCCTACCCCGATGTTCTGAACGAGGAGCAAAAAGAGTACACACGGGCCATTATTGATCCCGTGAATCGGTTTTTCGAT GAAGTCAACAATCGAATCCGAAACGATGAAACATCGAACGTAAACGAAGAGACGATGAACGCCATTTGGGAGCTCGGCGTTATGGGTTACGGAATACCAGCTGAACTCGGCGGTTTGGGGCTTACGAACGTTCAAGCAGCTCGACTTGGTGACATCTGTGGAGGAAATGATCTTGCTCTGACGATCCATATGGGTGCTCACCAGTCGATTGGAACCAAAGGAATTCTTCTGTATGGAACCGAAGCGCAGAAAGCAAAGTATCTCCCACAGCTTAGTACAGGCCGTGTTATTGGTGCGTTTGCATTGACAGAACCCTCAGTTGGTTCTGATGCAGCATCAGTTAAAAGTAGAGCAGTTCTAAGTCCTTGTGGCAAATACTACGTACTGAATGGTTCTAAAACGTGGTGCTCTGGTGGAGGAATCGCCGGTATATTTACAACGTTCGCCCAAACCGAGGTTACCGACCCGAAGACTGGTGAAAAGAAGGATAAAATGACTGCATTTATTGTGGAACGAGGATTCAAAGGAGTCTCCACTGGGCCACCCGAGAAGAAAATGGGACTTAAATGTTCAGTAACGACGGATGTTTATTACGATGATGTTAAAGTACCGGTGGAAAATGTGCTTGGAGAGGTTGGAAACGGGTTCAAAGTTGCTGTAAATATCTTGAACGCTGGAAGGTTTGGCTTGTGCGCCATGTTAACGGGAACTATGCGTACTTGTATTGAAAAAGCAGCGGAACATGTCGCGACACGCGTTCAATTCAAACGGAAGCTGCACGAATTCGAAAATGTCCAGGAAAAATTAGCCAAGATGGCAATGCATCATTACGTCGCACAATCGCTGGCATATATGGTATCGGGTAACATGGATCGGGGATCTACAGAGTTTCATATAGAAGCAGCAATTACTAAGATATTCGGTACCGAAGCGGGATGGTATGTTTGCGATGAAGCCATACAGCTACTAGGAGGAAATGGGTACATGCAAGCGCCTGGATTAGAACAGTTTCTGAGAGACATGCGAGTCTTCAGGATATTCGAAGGTGCCAATGATGTGCTGAAAATGTTCATCGCTTTGACGGGCATTCAGTTTGCCGGAACTCGTCTAAAAGGCCTTCAGCAAGCAATGAAGAACCCATTGGCCAACCTGGGAACTGTTTTTCAAGAGGGCTCTAAACGTTTACTGCGCACAGCGGGTTCCACTGAAATAGATATTGGTCAGTTTGTTGCTGATCCACTGAAGGATTCTGCGAAACTGTGTGCACAG AGTATTGAGATCTTCAACCAAACAATCGAAACGCTTCTGATTAAAcacgggaaaggaattgttgaaaagcagtttattttagCTCGTATCGCTGACTCGGCCATCGACATCTACACAATGGCGTGTGTACTATCCCGAGCTACTCGTGCCGTCCAAAAGCAGCTCCCATCGGCAGAACATGAATGTCTTATGACCCAAGCTTGGTGCACGGAG GCCAGCTATCGAGTGCAGCAGAACATCGGACGCATAAACTCTGACAAATTCCAAGATAACAACAGGAGGCTTTCTTTAATTGCGAAAAACATTGTTGAGCGCCAAGGACCAGCGCTCACCAACCCCCTGGAGATTGACTGA